The following coding sequences are from one Lusitaniella coriacea LEGE 07157 window:
- a CDS encoding mannose-1-phosphate guanyltransferase, whose protein sequence is MRAVLMAGGSGTRLRPLTCDLPKPMVPVLNRPIAEHIINLLKRHQVTEVIATLHYLPDVMRDYFQDGSDFGVQMTYAVEEDQPLGTAGCVKNIADLLNETFIVISGDSITDFDLSAAIAFHKENNSKATLILTRVPNPIEFGVVITDSDEKIVRFLEKPSTSEIFSDTVNTGTYILEPEVLDYLPANEESDFSKDLFPLLLEKGDPIYGYVADGYWCDVGHLDAYRDAQYDGLQGKVKIDFAYEEQSSDLWVGQNTFIDPTAKIETPVLIGSNCRIGPRSRIEAGTVIGDNVNVGADADLKRPIILNGAIIGEEAHLRACVISRGTRVDRRAHILEGAVVGSLCNVGEEAQISPTVRVWPSKRIESGAILNMNLIWGEQAKRNLFGQQGVSGLANTDITPEFTVKLGAAYGSTLKLGASVTVSRDQRAISRMVSRSLIAGLMSTGIHIQNLEATAIPLARTMIPVLGVEGGIHVRLHPTRSDSILIEFFDNQGINISKAKEKKTEGTYFKEDLRRVPIPEIGTMAYPSQILEIYSKSFEKYLNVEAIRNSRSKVVIDYVYAVSGAILPVLLAKFGCDAVVLNASLSERALSTEEREGLLKQLGQVVEALKANLGVQVSANGEQLILVDEAGLPIRGEILTALMVHMMLTAQPRGTVVVPVHSSSAVEQIARRHDAKVIRTKANPTALMEASQENPNVVLGGSGEMGFIFPQLHPGFDAMFCIAKLIEMLTIQERSLVQIRSELPRVCHKTYTMRCPWTIKGALMRYLVETHPAENLELIDGVKIVHPQDDNWVLILPDAGEPLVHIFANSDDRDWVDESINDYRQRVQAFIDSEQGGSAIA, encoded by the coding sequence ATGCGGGCAGTGCTAATGGCTGGTGGTTCAGGAACCCGGCTACGCCCCCTCACCTGCGATCTGCCAAAGCCGATGGTGCCAGTTCTCAATCGACCGATCGCAGAACACATCATTAACTTACTGAAACGACATCAGGTGACAGAGGTGATCGCCACGCTTCACTATCTTCCAGATGTGATGAGAGATTACTTTCAGGACGGTAGCGATTTTGGCGTGCAGATGACCTATGCGGTGGAGGAAGATCAGCCGTTGGGAACGGCAGGGTGCGTTAAAAATATTGCAGATTTACTCAATGAAACCTTTATCGTGATCAGTGGTGATAGCATCACCGATTTCGATTTGAGTGCCGCGATCGCGTTCCACAAAGAAAACAACTCCAAAGCGACTCTCATCCTGACCCGCGTTCCCAATCCGATTGAATTTGGGGTGGTGATCACCGATTCAGACGAGAAGATCGTTCGCTTCTTGGAGAAACCCTCCACCAGCGAAATCTTCTCCGATACGGTCAATACCGGAACTTATATTTTAGAGCCAGAGGTTCTCGATTACCTGCCAGCCAACGAAGAATCGGACTTTTCCAAAGACCTCTTTCCCCTGCTATTAGAAAAAGGAGATCCCATTTACGGCTATGTCGCCGATGGATATTGGTGCGATGTGGGACACCTCGATGCCTACCGAGACGCGCAGTACGACGGATTACAGGGCAAAGTCAAAATCGATTTTGCCTACGAAGAACAATCCTCCGATCTTTGGGTAGGGCAAAATACCTTCATCGATCCCACCGCTAAAATTGAAACCCCCGTACTGATTGGAAGCAATTGTCGCATTGGCCCGCGATCGCGCATCGAAGCCGGGACGGTGATTGGCGATAACGTCAACGTCGGTGCAGATGCCGACCTCAAACGTCCCATTATTTTAAACGGCGCAATCATCGGCGAAGAAGCTCACCTGCGCGCCTGCGTCATCTCCAGAGGAACCCGCGTCGATCGTCGCGCCCATATCCTAGAAGGAGCCGTGGTCGGATCTTTGTGTAACGTGGGAGAAGAAGCGCAAATTAGCCCCACTGTTAGGGTTTGGCCCAGCAAGCGCATTGAATCCGGCGCAATCTTAAATATGAACCTCATTTGGGGAGAACAAGCCAAGCGCAACCTTTTCGGTCAACAAGGGGTATCCGGACTAGCAAACACCGATATTACCCCGGAATTTACCGTTAAACTCGGTGCGGCATACGGTTCGACCTTAAAACTAGGAGCTTCTGTCACTGTCTCGCGAGATCAGCGCGCCATTTCCCGCATGGTCAGTCGTTCTTTGATTGCGGGATTGATGTCCACCGGGATTCACATTCAAAACCTCGAAGCGACAGCCATTCCCCTCGCACGGACGATGATTCCCGTATTGGGAGTTGAAGGCGGCATTCACGTCAGACTTCACCCCACGCGATCGGATTCGATTCTCATTGAATTCTTCGACAATCAAGGCATTAATATCTCCAAAGCCAAAGAGAAGAAAACTGAAGGCACCTACTTCAAAGAAGACTTGCGGCGCGTCCCCATCCCCGAAATTGGGACAATGGCGTATCCCTCCCAAATCCTGGAGATTTACAGCAAGAGTTTTGAGAAATATCTCAACGTAGAAGCAATTCGCAATAGCCGTTCCAAGGTGGTCATTGATTACGTCTACGCCGTATCGGGAGCCATTTTACCGGTTCTGTTAGCCAAATTTGGTTGCGATGCCGTCGTTCTCAATGCCAGTTTAAGCGAACGGGCGCTCTCCACTGAAGAACGGGAAGGACTGCTCAAACAATTGGGTCAGGTGGTGGAAGCACTCAAAGCCAATCTCGGCGTACAAGTCTCCGCCAACGGCGAACAATTAATTTTGGTCGATGAAGCGGGATTGCCCATTCGCGGAGAAATTTTGACCGCGTTGATGGTACACATGATGCTCACCGCCCAACCGAGAGGGACAGTCGTTGTTCCGGTGCATTCGTCGAGTGCCGTGGAGCAAATTGCACGCCGCCACGACGCAAAAGTCATTCGGACAAAAGCCAATCCCACCGCACTGATGGAAGCCTCCCAGGAAAATCCCAACGTAGTGTTGGGGGGAAGTGGGGAAATGGGCTTTATTTTCCCGCAATTGCACCCCGGTTTCGATGCGATGTTCTGCATTGCAAAATTGATCGAGATGCTGACGATTCAAGAGCGATCCCTCGTTCAAATTCGTAGCGAACTGCCCCGCGTCTGCCACAAAACCTATACCATGCGCTGTCCTTGGACGATTAAAGGTGCATTGATGCGTTATTTGGTAGAAACCCATCCGGCGGAAAATTTGGAGTTAATTGATGGTGTTAAGATCGTCCATCCCCAGGATGATAATTGGGTTTTGATTTTGCCCGATGCGGGAGAGCCTTTGGTGCATATCTTCGCGAACAGCGACGATCGCGATTGGGTTGATGAATCCATTAATGACTATCGCCAGCGCGTTCAGGCGTTTATTGACAGCGAACAGGGGGGGAGCGCGATCGCGTGA
- a CDS encoding precorrin-6A/cobalt-precorrin-6A reductase, with protein MNSREKPHRQLWLIGGTQESREIARAIARLKLPCLITVTTQAATHLYEPSPQQHILVGRLNPEDLQPFLLEQNIAAVVDASHPFAVEISQRAIAVTRDYNIPYLRYERPVSVIKQGDRAGGRGEVGTPLRSQADLGEAGGQHFDTLSDRGDEAVGAQCLRPKSQSLHPEPQIIELDSFTTLLQGNYLENQRTLLTVGCKILPRFQPWQNRATLFARVLPTVNSIDIALKAGFTPNRLIALRPPISPELEQALWQQWQISLVITKASGKAGGETLKRTLAQQLGISLIIIARPPVAYPQKTSDLNQVLTFCQQTLNPPK; from the coding sequence TTGAATTCAAGAGAGAAACCGCACCGACAATTGTGGTTAATTGGGGGAACTCAGGAGAGTCGAGAGATTGCCCGCGCGATCGCGCGCCTTAAACTTCCCTGTCTCATAACCGTTACCACACAAGCCGCCACGCACCTTTACGAACCCTCCCCCCAACAACACATTCTGGTGGGTAGGTTAAACCCAGAAGACCTTCAACCCTTTCTTTTGGAACAAAACATTGCAGCCGTAGTTGATGCATCGCACCCGTTTGCGGTTGAAATTTCCCAGCGCGCGATCGCGGTAACCAGAGACTACAATATTCCTTACCTGCGCTACGAACGACCCGTATCAGTCATCAAACAAGGAGACAGGGCGGGAGGACGGGGGGAGGTCGGAACGCCTCTGAGGTCGCAAGCCGACCTAGGGGAGGCGGGGGGACAGCACTTCGACACGCTCAGTGATAGAGGGGACGAGGCAGTAGGGGCGCAATGCTTGCGCCCGAAATCTCAATCCTTGCACCCAGAACCCCAAATCATCGAACTCGACAGCTTCACCACTCTCCTTCAAGGAAACTACCTAGAAAACCAAAGAACTCTCCTCACTGTCGGCTGCAAAATCCTCCCCCGCTTCCAACCCTGGCAAAATCGAGCCACCCTTTTTGCTCGCGTCCTTCCTACGGTAAACTCAATAGACATTGCCCTCAAAGCAGGATTCACCCCCAATCGACTAATCGCCCTCCGCCCCCCCATTAGCCCCGAACTCGAACAAGCCCTATGGCAACAGTGGCAAATCTCCCTTGTCATCACCAAAGCCTCCGGGAAAGCTGGAGGAGAAACCCTCAAACGCACCCTTGCCCAACAACTGGGAATATCCCTGATAATCATCGCGCGTCCCCCTGTTGCCTATCCCCAAAAAACCTCAGACCTCAACCAAGTTCTCACCTTTTGTCAACAAACCCTTAACCCCCCAAAATAA
- a CDS encoding DUF2470 domain-containing protein produces MSEPITPTISTRICTHMNDDHAEAVLLYAKTFGNTPEATAAQMVAIDPQGMDLSAQIDDTTRPLRIEFDRPLKDAEDAHHTLIEMLKQVRQK; encoded by the coding sequence ATGTCTGAACCCATCACCCCCACCATCAGCACCCGCATCTGCACCCACATGAACGACGATCACGCCGAAGCCGTTCTCCTCTACGCCAAAACCTTCGGCAACACCCCCGAAGCAACAGCCGCCCAAATGGTTGCCATCGACCCCCAAGGCATGGATCTCAGCGCCCAAATCGACGATACAACCCGTCCCCTACGCATTGAATTCGATCGCCCCCTCAAAGACGCAGAAGACGCGCACCACACCCTCATCGAAATGCTCAAACAAGTTCGTCAGAAATAA
- the cas6 gene encoding type I-MYXAN CRISPR-associated protein Cas6/Cmx6 has product MTTSATVSASTAARETLEPFVELKFPVRGTQLPADHNYGLYAALVHQIPELRQQHDISILTIPGFGDRQGKISLTSDSCIRIRVPISKIPLAYQLAGKPIAIGKHPINIGIPQVSVLHPSANLRARIVTIKGYMQSEPFLAAARRQLSNLDISAKISIPADRSGNPSRKTLKIKRYTIVGFTTEISGLSDEDSIQLQRCGLGGKRHMGCGIFLPCKEDRDV; this is encoded by the coding sequence ATGACTACTTCTGCAACGGTTTCTGCGTCCACAGCAGCGCGAGAAACCCTCGAACCCTTCGTGGAGTTAAAATTTCCCGTTCGCGGAACCCAACTCCCTGCCGATCACAATTACGGACTGTATGCAGCATTGGTTCATCAGATTCCAGAACTGCGCCAGCAGCACGACATCAGCATTTTGACCATTCCTGGTTTTGGCGACAGACAGGGGAAAATCTCGCTAACGTCAGACTCTTGTATCAGAATTCGCGTCCCCATCTCCAAAATCCCGTTGGCGTATCAGTTAGCTGGCAAACCTATCGCGATCGGCAAACATCCTATTAACATCGGCATTCCCCAAGTTTCAGTATTGCATCCATCCGCAAACCTGAGAGCGAGGATTGTCACGATCAAAGGGTATATGCAATCAGAACCATTTTTAGCCGCAGCACGACGACAACTCAGCAATTTGGACATTTCCGCCAAAATTTCCATTCCCGCAGACAGAAGCGGCAATCCCAGCCGTAAAACGCTCAAAATCAAGCGCTATACCATTGTCGGTTTCACGACCGAAATATCGGGATTGAGCGATGAAGACTCCATTCAATTGCAACGGTGCGGATTGGGGGGAAAACGGCACATGGGATGCGGAATTTTCTTGCCTTGTAAGGAGGACAGAGATGTTTAA
- the cas3 gene encoding CRISPR-associated helicase Cas3' yields MFKRLLAKSIPHDAQKYSKAWKSAGYTAHIGAVMQSADILLDKIGATIIEQLDLDVEFSYFANTVKLGAYLHDWGKANQHFQEMVYLKSLPKSDDPKIKEYRKRLQAEQKSHERTQMLRHEVISGILALQVPSFRAWLEEYPNANLMVAVWAAMGHHLKLHSDFTDICDSTGSKLKIFTQHDDFTLVLKMGRQYLGLPTTLPELCKEEWTKSELKAALQALCQEFCDFEKSLTPEVQKFIAAVKATVMAADLAGSALPTTEYDLKDWVAQVLSLVLSEDEIQKLLDKRLKKQPLREFQWQIAETKSRVTIVKAGCGTGKTAGAYAWAKKWGIERKLFFCYPTTGTASQGYLDYAAENEFETELMHSRAAIDLEEVLFSNDLEKKQDDDNEARLAAFAAWQAKLVVCTVDTVLGLIQNNRKPLYSFPAIAQGAFVFDEVHSYDNRLFAELLIFLKTFKGAPTLLMSASFSPTQLELIQNAVEAGGETVEMIEGYRKLEELPRYRLCYFPEATENSSEVWQEVLKALGAGQKVLWVTNSVQTCINIYRQAETEIAENLLEQSIQRLIYHSRFRYRDRVNKHKQVIEAFKSSNAVFAVTTQVCEMSLDLSADLLISSLAPAAALVQRLGRLNRFVVEDKNGNISLKSGRISTAIIYAWKKDDLPYTKTELDTGKKLIALLENRSEISQQQLAGVSAKLDTTSPEQIRGMWLEGNWCTYPEPARKLGYTVTVLLEQDIAEIKKKAMLRLDKSFMKEAQGWSVSIRIPDNFYNWKRIKFYRFAPTDEVYYSPETGAEQ; encoded by the coding sequence ATGTTTAAAAGACTGTTAGCGAAATCTATCCCCCATGATGCCCAAAAATACAGCAAAGCGTGGAAATCGGCGGGTTACACGGCACATATTGGCGCAGTGATGCAATCTGCGGATATTTTGCTCGATAAAATCGGTGCAACAATTATCGAACAATTGGATTTAGATGTAGAATTTTCGTATTTTGCCAATACGGTGAAGTTGGGTGCGTATCTACACGACTGGGGGAAGGCAAATCAGCACTTTCAGGAGATGGTGTATCTAAAATCCTTACCGAAGTCCGACGATCCAAAAATTAAAGAGTACAGAAAGAGGCTTCAGGCAGAACAGAAGAGTCATGAGAGAACGCAGATGCTTCGTCACGAGGTTATCAGTGGCATTCTCGCACTGCAAGTTCCCAGTTTTCGAGCCTGGTTGGAAGAGTATCCCAATGCCAATCTAATGGTAGCAGTCTGGGCGGCGATGGGGCATCATCTCAAACTGCATTCTGATTTTACCGATATTTGCGATAGTACGGGTTCAAAGCTGAAAATTTTCACCCAACATGACGATTTTACGCTCGTTTTGAAAATGGGAAGGCAATATTTAGGATTACCCACGACGTTGCCAGAACTCTGTAAAGAAGAGTGGACAAAATCAGAACTAAAAGCTGCTTTACAAGCATTGTGCCAAGAGTTTTGTGACTTTGAAAAGTCTTTAACTCCAGAGGTGCAAAAATTCATTGCGGCGGTGAAAGCAACCGTTATGGCTGCGGATCTTGCGGGTTCTGCATTGCCAACAACAGAATACGATCTGAAGGATTGGGTTGCACAAGTTTTATCACTGGTTCTTTCAGAAGATGAGATTCAGAAACTGCTTGATAAGCGGTTGAAAAAACAGCCATTACGAGAATTTCAATGGCAAATTGCTGAGACAAAAAGCCGCGTCACTATCGTTAAAGCAGGATGCGGAACTGGGAAAACGGCGGGTGCCTATGCGTGGGCAAAAAAATGGGGAATCGAACGCAAACTGTTTTTTTGTTATCCCACAACGGGAACGGCTTCTCAAGGGTATTTAGATTATGCGGCGGAAAATGAGTTTGAAACGGAATTAATGCACTCTCGCGCGGCAATCGATCTCGAAGAAGTTCTATTTTCTAATGACTTGGAGAAAAAGCAAGATGATGATAATGAAGCTCGTTTAGCGGCTTTTGCTGCGTGGCAAGCTAAATTAGTGGTGTGTACGGTTGATACTGTTTTAGGGTTAATTCAAAATAACCGAAAGCCATTATATTCCTTTCCCGCGATCGCGCAAGGTGCGTTTGTTTTTGATGAGGTTCATTCCTACGACAATCGCCTTTTTGCCGAATTGCTTATTTTTCTCAAAACGTTTAAAGGCGCGCCAACTCTCTTGATGAGTGCGAGTTTTAGTCCGACTCAATTAGAACTCATTCAAAATGCAGTTGAAGCGGGTGGCGAGACAGTCGAGATGATCGAAGGGTATCGGAAGTTGGAGGAATTGCCGCGATATCGCCTTTGCTATTTTCCAGAAGCAACGGAAAATTCTTCTGAAGTTTGGCAAGAAGTTTTAAAGGCGTTGGGTGCAGGACAAAAAGTGCTGTGGGTCACTAATTCTGTCCAAACTTGCATTAATATTTATCGTCAAGCAGAAACAGAAATTGCAGAAAATCTACTCGAACAATCGATTCAACGACTCATTTATCACAGTCGCTTTCGATACCGCGATCGCGTGAATAAACATAAACAAGTTATCGAGGCATTCAAATCTTCCAATGCAGTCTTTGCCGTCACAACTCAAGTGTGTGAAATGTCCCTCGATCTTAGTGCGGATTTGTTGATATCTTCTCTTGCTCCCGCAGCCGCTTTAGTTCAGCGATTGGGACGCTTAAATCGGTTTGTTGTTGAAGATAAAAATGGCAATATTTCTCTAAAATCGGGGCGAATTTCAACAGCGATTATCTATGCTTGGAAAAAGGACGATCTACCCTATACAAAAACCGAGCTAGATACAGGAAAAAAGCTAATTGCTCTACTCGAAAATAGATCGGAAATTTCTCAGCAGCAACTAGCAGGAGTTTCTGCAAAATTGGATACAACCTCTCCCGAACAAATTCGAGGGATGTGGTTAGAGGGAAATTGGTGTACGTATCCCGAACCTGCTAGAAAACTGGGATACACCGTAACAGTTTTACTCGAACAAGATATTGCAGAAATTAAGAAGAAAGCAATGTTGCGTTTAGATAAATCTTTTATGAAAGAAGCACAAGGATGGTCGGTTTCTATTCGCATTCCTGACAATTTCTACAACTGGAAACGAATTAAATTCTATCGCTTTGCGCCAACTGATGAAGTTTATTACAGTCCAGAAACGGGAGCAGAGCAATGA
- the cas8a1 gene encoding type I-MYXAN CRISPR-associated Cas8a1/Cmx1, protein MTTIDYHLGDSSITLLHRAGLAGLWMTLKQLEIEKVQTIQGLKWELRDRAITLSWDGKDIDVLDCLLKEAYQLDDGLIALRGLDSKTMNLQVQVTMHQGILGTFLQHNSTHKSKGVVSKSFLLEDDKPEIVVKHKALNSYVYQTFAKNLCDKKGGLSSKPISVAGWLSPGAVVKHTAFSSNTSFEELPEQALLLLFAPVACCYYSLRSQLRDKRAQYALVIPEITNLRTYAEYRQSSNFREAGYLDFCAYGLGDAGLRFLTQEKASEKLGKCQVITLGTVAWSSQQKTRTGLYVVEPDYQVCQTYEACKSHLSDRVVESSNGTFIPKSLAREFIAENLARNTPWYSGISDVITSNELFNRLTYEREGLNQMVKETEWDTKDEKLFVEACHEAISYTYGQLARYAQKRGEVPNFDRETVKIRTSLGRCKNAETFREFISSFFAKAGKIPTLQEHWTELMNMILCDWKKSRDLALLALASYKGKGLQEDDPIDI, encoded by the coding sequence ATGACAACCATAGATTATCATCTTGGCGATTCATCTATTACCTTGCTCCATCGCGCCGGTTTAGCAGGGTTATGGATGACTTTAAAGCAGTTAGAAATCGAGAAGGTTCAAACCATTCAAGGATTAAAATGGGAATTGCGCGATCGCGCGATAACTTTATCTTGGGATGGGAAAGATATTGACGTTCTCGATTGTTTGCTGAAAGAAGCCTATCAGCTTGACGATGGATTAATTGCCCTTAGAGGATTAGATTCTAAAACAATGAATTTGCAAGTACAAGTTACTATGCATCAGGGAATTTTGGGGACATTTTTGCAACATAACAGTACGCATAAATCAAAAGGTGTCGTGTCGAAATCTTTCCTTCTTGAGGACGATAAACCCGAAATTGTCGTCAAGCACAAAGCACTTAATTCCTACGTTTATCAAACCTTTGCCAAAAATCTCTGCGATAAAAAAGGTGGCTTATCAAGTAAACCTATCAGCGTCGCAGGTTGGCTAAGTCCCGGTGCGGTTGTTAAGCACACTGCTTTTAGTTCTAATACTAGTTTTGAAGAGTTACCCGAACAAGCACTTCTATTACTATTTGCACCCGTTGCTTGTTGTTACTATTCTTTGCGATCTCAACTGCGGGACAAGCGAGCGCAATATGCTTTAGTAATTCCTGAAATTACCAATCTCAGAACCTACGCAGAGTATCGCCAGAGTTCTAACTTTAGAGAAGCTGGATATTTAGATTTTTGTGCCTATGGTTTAGGCGACGCGGGATTGAGATTTTTAACTCAAGAAAAAGCCTCAGAAAAACTTGGGAAATGTCAAGTTATTACTTTGGGAACAGTGGCTTGGTCTTCCCAACAAAAAACCAGAACGGGTTTATATGTTGTCGAACCCGACTATCAAGTATGTCAGACTTATGAGGCGTGTAAAAGTCATTTAAGCGATCGCGTGGTAGAGAGTTCAAATGGAACTTTTATTCCCAAAAGTTTGGCGCGAGAATTTATTGCCGAAAATCTTGCTAGAAATACACCTTGGTATTCAGGGATTTCTGATGTAATTACGAGCAACGAACTCTTTAATCGATTAACTTACGAACGAGAAGGATTAAATCAAATGGTCAAAGAAACAGAGTGGGATACAAAAGACGAAAAACTATTTGTCGAAGCTTGCCACGAAGCAATTAGCTATACCTACGGTCAGCTTGCAAGGTACGCTCAGAAACGAGGTGAAGTTCCTAATTTCGATCGCGAAACAGTTAAAATTCGCACGAGTTTAGGACGCTGTAAAAATGCAGAGACATTTCGAGAGTTTATCTCTAGTTTTTTTGCAAAAGCGGGAAAAATTCCTACACTACAAGAACATTGGACAGAATTAATGAATATGATTCTCTGTGACTGGAAAAAGTCGCGCGATTTAGCGTTGTTAGCACTAGCAAGCTATAAAGGGAAAGGTTTACAGGAAGACGATCCAATCGATATTTGA